The Paenibacillus sp. FSL H7-0357 nucleotide sequence TTGGTAAATTTCGTTTTTATGAAGGGATAGGCAACGGCCAGCGCGAAATAATACCAATACAGAACACTTTGTTTCTGAAACTTTCTTCTGAGGTGCTTACATGCGCTTGATCGTCAAAAGTTTACATATAGTAGCAGCATTTTTTTTACTTTTTATGATCTGCGGTTCGCTCACGGTATCAGCGGAAAGTCATTATGCTTCTAAAGAAATCACAAATTGGCAAATCAAATGGGGCAGCAAGGCGGGGGATACAGGACATCAAGTTCCTGTTTCCGATAAAGAAGAGTGGCTGAGCGCCGGCTCCGGCCAGAAAACACCGGAGCTTCCAGACGGAATCTCTTCTGTATGGACACGCATTTCGCTTCCGGAATTCAAATATGTCTCACCTGCAGTCTATATCGATACGTTATATGCACTGCATGTAAAAGTGTACATGGAGGATCGCCTCATCTTTGAAGCTGACCGCAGTTATATTAAGGATAATTATTCACTGCTCGTGCCCCTAAGCAGCGGGGACAACGGGAAGAATCTGTACATATGGACTGAAACGCTTAAGGATCGGATCGGTATCAAGGATCAAGTGATCATTGGGGAACACGGAGTTCTGATTAAGGACTATATCAAAAACGGGCTTATCGACGTTATTCTGGGCGGTGCCTTTTTGTTTGTGGCGATAGTCCTGTTTGTGTGCGCGTTTTATCTCAACAAGGATTACTTTTCGATAGCGGCCTCTTTATCTATCGTCATTGCCTCCACCGGAGTGCTGTCGATCACGTATTCCCCGTTTATTTATACCTTTTACAGCTATTTAGGTCCGGTGAGCATAGTCTTTCTGGATTTGGCGTTACTGTCGCTTCTGCCTGCGCTGACCTATCTGTTTGAGAAAATATTCGGCGGCGGAAGGTTTGGCATCATCCGTAAGTTCCGCAAATTCCAGACAGCATATTCTTTATTTTGCATCGTTTGTCTAGTGATCAATGGACTGTCGGATAACCGCTTTGTTGAACTGTACTATTTTATATCAGTCACTATCATCGGATTTCTAATGATCCTTCAATTCATTCTCCTCATTGCCTGTGTCATTATCTATTCTTTGAAGGGAAATAAGGATGCGATCATTTTTGCCATCGGCTTCGGAACTGCAGCCTTTACTGGAGTAGCCGAGCTGGTGTGGTATTATATCCGCCAAGGCAATTATGATCTGTTCTACTGGAAATGGGCGCTGGTTGTGTTCATTCTCTCGCTCATTATTATTCTCGGCCGCAGGCTGGCCCTGAACCATCAGCAGGTGGTCAAATATTCCCGGGAGCTGGAGCTGTTCAACAATGAACTGCAGCGTTCGGAAAAAATGGAGATTATCAGCGAGCTTGCTGCATCCGTAGCACATGAAGTCCGCAATCCGCTTCAGGTTACGCGAGGATTTTTGCAGCTGCTGATGGAGAAATCGAACGGAGATGAGCAGAGATTTCTGTTCATGGCCCTTAGCGAGCTGGACCGCGCAGCGAACATCATTACGGATTTCCTGACCTTTGCCAAACCGGAATTCGAGCAGGTCTCGATTCTTAATGTTCATGATGAATTCAAGCATATCGAGAGCATCCTGCTTCCGCTATGCCATTTGAACGGGGGCAAGATGGTGCTGGACGTGAAGGAACATTGTTGGGTGAAGGGCAACTCCTCCAAATTCAAGCAGGCTTTTATTAATATCATCAAGAATAGTATCGAGTCTCTCGGGGAGGAAGGGACCATTCATATGTCGGTATATGCCAAAGGGGACAGGGTGTATATTCATGTGAAGGATAACGGGGAGGGAATGGAACCGGGCGTATTGAACCGGCTTGGCGAGCCGTATTTCTCGAACAAGTCGAAGGGCACAGGCCTGGGACTTATGGTCACTTTCCGCATCATTGAGGCCATGAATGGTGAAGTCCGCATTATAAGCAAAAAAGGAGCAGGAACCGAATCCATCATCATTCTGCCGCTGGCAGAAGCTCCGGATGATTCCAACTCCTTATGAACTCTTAAACCTGTTGTTCTACCAAGAACCGAGTGTAGTAACGTCGGTCTTCAGTATGCCTGAAGATGGACTGGGAGGAATAACCAGATAGAACTCATTGGAGCCTTCCTCTACCGTCTTGAGCGTAATATGGTCGGGAAGATTGATGCCTAGTGCTTCTTTGAGGGCTGCTTTTGGGTCTGAGAGCAGCTTCTGCTTGAAACTTGGATCTTCCCATGCTTTCTGAATCACTTGATTTCTAAGAATTGCTTCTGACAAAATAATCACCCTTCCCCTGAATGGTTATATTTACCTCATGAGCATAACATAGGATTTTATATTAATCTATTGCTATTTCTATGATCATAATAGAGTTGCAGTGCTTATTATGTATTCCTATTTTTGGATAACCAGTAGCTGAGTCCTCCTCCCTGCAAAAGCTGTTTCTCTGCTTCGATAGCTGCTGCGATATGCTGGAGATTCTGGACCAGCACATGGTGGAAAGCTACCAGATGGGGAGCCTTCAGCCGGTATTCTGCGAGTTTGCTGTGGTTGGCGAGCGCTGTTTCAGCGTAGGACGCCAGCCCGCCTTCCGTAAAGATGAAATCTTTGACCTTCCCCGCTGTAAGCGGGCCTTGACCCTCCTGAAGCTGGCAACGGGCCAGAGACAGCAGGCAATTATAGCTGCCCTCCGCCAAATCCTGCTCCCAATCCTCGTAATCATCAAGCATTTGCAGTGTAATCAGTACCTTATGCAGCATCTCTTCCGAATCCGCAATTAGAAAAGCATGATCCGAAAGTAGCAGGACGGCTGTACTGCAGAGCTTAAGCGGACTGGCTTTGTGGGCAATTTTGACACGGTCGTTCAGGAAATAGTCACTGCTGGCCTCGCCTGCCACACTGTCTGCCCATTCAAAAAGATAACGTTTGAAATAGGACCAGAACGAGGAGTCCGGGGCGAAAAGAGGCCGGTAAATATGGAGAAATTCCACGTACAGCAGGTTGGCAAGCGGCAGCTGCTCTGCGGCGGTTGGCTCTTTGCTGTCCATCAGATCATCCTGCAGGAAGAAATAGAGCATAATTAAGACGTTCCCCAGCGACATCTGATGCACTTGCTCTGACGTAAGA carries:
- a CDS encoding NHLP leader peptide family RiPP precursor, which gives rise to MLSEAILRNQVIQKAWEDPSFKQKLLSDPKAALKEALGINLPDHITLKTVEEGSNEFYLVIPPSPSSGILKTDVTTLGSW
- a CDS encoding ATP-binding protein yields the protein MIVKSLHIVAAFFLLFMICGSLTVSAESHYASKEITNWQIKWGSKAGDTGHQVPVSDKEEWLSAGSGQKTPELPDGISSVWTRISLPEFKYVSPAVYIDTLYALHVKVYMEDRLIFEADRSYIKDNYSLLVPLSSGDNGKNLYIWTETLKDRIGIKDQVIIGEHGVLIKDYIKNGLIDVILGGAFLFVAIVLFVCAFYLNKDYFSIAASLSIVIASTGVLSITYSPFIYTFYSYLGPVSIVFLDLALLSLLPALTYLFEKIFGGGRFGIIRKFRKFQTAYSLFCIVCLVINGLSDNRFVELYYFISVTIIGFLMILQFILLIACVIIYSLKGNKDAIIFAIGFGTAAFTGVAELVWYYIRQGNYDLFYWKWALVVFILSLIIILGRRLALNHQQVVKYSRELELFNNELQRSEKMEIISELAASVAHEVRNPLQVTRGFLQLLMEKSNGDEQRFLFMALSELDRAANIITDFLTFAKPEFEQVSILNVHDEFKHIESILLPLCHLNGGKMVLDVKEHCWVKGNSSKFKQAFINIIKNSIESLGEEGTIHMSVYAKGDRVYIHVKDNGEGMEPGVLNRLGEPYFSNKSKGTGLGLMVTFRIIEAMNGEVRIISKKGAGTESIIILPLAEAPDDSNSL